GGGGGCGGCAGCCCCCTATGTCCGATTTTTCCGTAAGGAGATGGATGATTCAATGTATTCGACGCTCGAACGTTTTTTGAAGTATGTGACCTACGACACGCAGTCCGTCCTGGATGCCCCCACCGTGCCCAGCACGCCGGGGCAGCTCGTTTTGGCGAAAGAGATGGCCGAGGAGCTGCGGGCGCTGGGTTTGAAGGACGTGGAGGTGACGGAGCACGCCTATGTCACGGCGACGCTGCCCGGCAACTCCTTGAAGAAAGTGCCCGTCGTCGGCTTCATCGCGCACCTGGATACGGCGACCGAGCTGACCGGCAAGAACGTCAAGCCCCGGGTGGTGAAGGACTATGACTGCGGCGACATCGTCCTGAACGAGGCGGAGGACGTGGTGCTCTCCCCGCGGGACTTCCCCTTCCTGTATAACTACCAGGGTCAGGACCTCGTGGTGACGGACGGAACCACGCTGCTGGGCGCGGACAACAAGGCCGGCATGGCCGAGGTGATGGGGGCGGTGGAGTACCTGGTTCACCACCCGGAGATCGAGCATGGCGACGTCAAGGTCGCCTTCACCCCCGACGAGGAGGTGGGGCACCTGGCAAAACTGCTGGACATCGAGAAGTTTGGGGCGGACTTCGCCTATACGTTCGACGGCGGTCCCATCGGCGAGATGTGCTACGAGAACTTCAACGCGGCGAACGCGACGGTGCGGATCAAGGGCCGGGCGGTGCACCCGGGGACGGCCAAGGGCATGATGCTGAGCGCGGTGACGATGGGGCACGAGTTCCTGTCGCTTTTCCCGCCCGCGGAGGTTCCCGCTGCGACGGAGTGGTACGAGGGGTTCTACCACTGCACGCGCTTCGAGGCGAGGACCGAGGCCGCCGAGCTGTACTTCATCATCCGCGACCATAACGCGAAAAAGTTCGCAGAGCGCAAGGCCTTCATGGAGCGGGCCGTGAAGTGGATGCGGGACAGGTACGGCGCGGACCGGTTCGAGCTGGAGATGAAGGATCAGTATTACAACATGGCCGACAAGATGGTTGGGAACATGCACGTCGTGGATACGGCGATAGAGGCGATGAAGGAGCTGGGCATCACGCCGCTCATCATCCCGATGCGCGGCGGCACGGACGGAGCGGCGCTCTCCTGGCGCGGGCTCCTGACCCCCAACATCTTCACGGGCGGGCACAACTACCACGGTCGCTTCGAGTTCATCCCCGTGCAGGCGATGGAGAAGGCCACCGCGATGGTGCTGAAGATCCTGGAGTTGTACGTGAGGAAGGCCGGCTGAGGATCGGACACGGAGGACACGAACAAAGGATTATAAAGATGGTTATGAAGAATCCCCCCGCGCAGGCGGGGGGATTTTCGTTGAGGGGAATTTCCGTTAAGGAGGGATGGCGGCTTGGGGAAGCCGCCATCCCTTTGGGGCTCCTTTTGGGTCTTTGATTTACAATCGAAGACTGGACACGTCTTTGAGATTGACAATGCTCCGTAAGGGACCTATTATCTGTTTGTAACAACAAACAGCAATACGCCTCTGGAAGTTTTTGGAGGCGGAGAGGGTCGGGCGGTTAAAGCGGGGCCGGAAGCTCCGCCGCCGCCTTAAGCGTCTCTCCCAGGCCGGGTGT
This region of uncultured Fretibacterium sp. genomic DNA includes:
- the pepT gene encoding peptidase T, coding for MYSTLERFLKYVTYDTQSVLDAPTVPSTPGQLVLAKEMAEELRALGLKDVEVTEHAYVTATLPGNSLKKVPVVGFIAHLDTATELTGKNVKPRVVKDYDCGDIVLNEAEDVVLSPRDFPFLYNYQGQDLVVTDGTTLLGADNKAGMAEVMGAVEYLVHHPEIEHGDVKVAFTPDEEVGHLAKLLDIEKFGADFAYTFDGGPIGEMCYENFNAANATVRIKGRAVHPGTAKGMMLSAVTMGHEFLSLFPPAEVPAATEWYEGFYHCTRFEARTEAAELYFIIRDHNAKKFAERKAFMERAVKWMRDRYGADRFELEMKDQYYNMADKMVGNMHVVDTAIEAMKELGITPLIIPMRGGTDGAALSWRGLLTPNIFTGGHNYHGRFEFIPVQAMEKATAMVLKILELYVRKAG